A single window of Cytobacillus dafuensis DNA harbors:
- a CDS encoding serine hydrolase, with translation MQKVLGKLKEIESGELGIIIYSPLKRDIVCSLNNELSVPLASAAKVVIAFCIAKFVEEKQFNWKDIVDDIRLNPEEDSNVVYPHLQNRDKLTLEEAVEVMIACHDSFAANRIVQFCGGWGKINKKIKSYFHKINIAQNPRDLENNGELSQLLELLLLIFEGYKTNSELWIPIINGLVRQRGEIEGIPSHFLNHMTGGLDNAAIDIGILGEFSQNPLLYVWGAKNLPNRYTDDLADKKIIDAIKLLYYEYLKQKT, from the coding sequence ATGCAGAAAGTTCTTGGAAAATTAAAAGAAATAGAATCTGGTGAATTAGGAATTATTATTTATTCACCATTAAAACGGGATATTGTTTGTTCTTTAAACAATGAATTATCAGTGCCTCTTGCATCTGCTGCTAAGGTTGTCATTGCCTTTTGTATAGCAAAATTTGTAGAAGAAAAACAATTTAATTGGAAAGATATCGTAGATGATATTCGATTAAATCCAGAAGAGGATAGTAACGTAGTTTACCCTCACTTACAAAATAGAGACAAACTGACACTAGAAGAGGCTGTTGAAGTGATGATAGCCTGTCACGATAGTTTCGCTGCAAATAGAATTGTGCAATTTTGTGGCGGCTGGGGAAAAATAAATAAAAAGATAAAATCCTATTTTCATAAAATTAATATTGCTCAAAATCCAAGGGATTTAGAAAACAACGGAGAATTGAGTCAGTTGTTAGAACTTTTGCTATTAATATTTGAAGGATACAAAACTAATTCTGAATTATGGATTCCAATTATTAATGGTTTAGTTAGACAACGAGGTGAAATAGAAGGTATACCAAGCCATTTCTTAAATCATATGACTGGTGGATTAGATAATGCAGCAATTGATATTGGGATTTTAGGAGAGTTCTCTCAAAATCCATTATTGTATGTTTGGGGTGCAAAGAATTTACCTAATCGTTATACAGATGATCTAGCAGATAAAAAAATAATAGATGCTATTAAACTTCTTTATTATGAGTATTTGAAACAGAAGACTTAG
- a CDS encoding GNAT family N-acetyltransferase: MNIRLAEPKDIKQLIRMRWDFTIEHDESKKIEQTSFEDFEKECQSFLENALNSSQWFIWVAEDNGKIVSHIYIELIQKVPRPGRTTHPFAYMTNVYTVKEYRNKGIGSKLLSTINKWAKENQYEFIIVWPSEDSINYYKKNGYVHCNEPMEYFPS, encoded by the coding sequence ATGAATATCCGACTTGCTGAGCCAAAAGACATTAAGCAATTAATAAGAATGCGCTGGGATTTTACAATTGAGCACGATGAAAGCAAAAAAATTGAACAAACATCATTCGAAGATTTTGAAAAGGAATGCCAATCCTTTTTAGAAAATGCACTTAATAGTAGCCAATGGTTTATCTGGGTTGCGGAGGATAATGGGAAAATTGTATCCCATATATACATAGAACTAATACAAAAAGTCCCTCGTCCTGGTAGAACAACGCATCCTTTTGCATATATGACAAACGTATATACTGTTAAAGAATATAGAAATAAAGGGATTGGAAGTAAGCTCCTTTCTACCATAAATAAATGGGCAAAAGAAAACCAATATGAATTTATCATCGTATGGCCTAGTGAAGATAGCATTAATTATTATAAGAAAAATGGTTATGTTCATTGTAATGAGCCAATGGAATATTTTCCTTCGTGA
- a CDS encoding DUF4181 domain-containing protein, translating into MGAIPSFICLILVFFHWILRIIITGNIKEELPENAKDFDLYGKIILALIGIITIIIFIVVNEVEGDVIKWFWMIFIILALGFQSFIDWKYLKDSRRYIVSIIVLIIGVGLVNILL; encoded by the coding sequence ATGGGAGCAATTCCTTCATTTATTTGTCTAATACTTGTCTTTTTTCATTGGATATTAAGAATAATCATAACTGGAAACATAAAAGAAGAACTTCCAGAGAATGCTAAAGATTTTGACCTATACGGGAAAATAATATTGGCACTTATCGGTATTATCACAATCATTATTTTTATTGTAGTAAATGAAGTTGAAGGGGATGTAATAAAGTGGTTTTGGATGATTTTTATAATATTAGCTTTAGGTTTTCAATCATTTATTGATTGGAAGTATTTAAAGGATTCCCGAAGATATATTGTATCAATTATTGTACTAATTATTGGCGTAGGGTTAGTTAACATACTTTTATGA
- a CDS encoding hotdog domain-containing protein: MPLIVGDIITFERTFTVRDVELFTEISGDEGIHHITPDEQGRLVVQGLLTATLPTKVGGDHNVLARTMNFEFLRPVFTGDTIICEVKVEKYERQENNRTAITASFLCKNQNEKEVLIGDFSGVILAEVPFL, encoded by the coding sequence ATGCCATTAATAGTAGGAGATATAATTACGTTTGAAAGGACTTTTACAGTAAGGGATGTTGAATTATTTACAGAGATTTCAGGTGATGAAGGGATTCATCATATAACCCCAGATGAACAGGGAAGACTTGTCGTTCAAGGGTTATTAACGGCAACTCTACCAACTAAAGTAGGTGGAGATCATAACGTACTGGCCCGTACTATGAATTTCGAGTTTTTAAGACCTGTGTTTACTGGAGATACAATAATTTGTGAAGTTAAAGTTGAAAAATACGAAAGGCAAGAAAATAATAGAACAGCTATTACTGCATCTTTTTTATGTAAAAATCAGAATGAAAAAGAAGTATTAATAGGGGATTTTTCAGGTGTAATACTAGCTGAGGTGCCATTTTTATAG
- the pruA gene encoding L-glutamate gamma-semialdehyde dehydrogenase — translation MVQPYKHEPFTNFKLDENRQAYLAGLKTVEGYLGQDYDLVIGGERISTEDKIVSYNPANKTEVIGRVSKANRDLAEKAMQEAVEAFKTWKKVKPETRADVLFKAAAIIRRRKHEFSALLTKEAGKPWNEADADTAEAIDFLEFYARQMLKIKDGVPVNSRPNEYNRYDYIPLGVGIIISPWNFPLAIMAGTTVAAIVAGNTVLLKPASTTPVVAAKFVEVMEEAGLPKGVLNFVPGSGAEVGDYLVDHKDTRFISFTGSRDVGLRIFERSSKVNEGQIWMKRLIAEMGGKDTIVVDKEADLELAATSIVASAFGFSGQKCSACSRAVIVEDVYDQVLNRVVELTKELTQGDPVDQNNYMATVIDQNAFDKIMSYIEIGKQEGKLMTGGEGDDSKGYFIKPTVFADLSPDARIMKEEIFGPVVGFTKAKDFDHAIEIANDTEYGLTGAVITNNRENIQKAREDFHVGNLYFNRGCTGAIVGYQPFGGFNMSGTDSKAGGPDYIMLHMQAKTTSEMF, via the coding sequence ATGGTACAACCTTACAAACATGAACCATTTACTAATTTTAAATTAGACGAAAATCGTCAAGCCTATTTAGCTGGTTTGAAAACAGTTGAAGGCTATTTAGGACAAGATTATGATTTAGTAATCGGTGGAGAGCGTATCTCAACGGAAGATAAAATCGTCTCTTATAACCCAGCAAACAAAACAGAAGTCATTGGACGTGTATCAAAAGCAAATCGCGACCTTGCTGAAAAAGCGATGCAAGAGGCTGTAGAAGCTTTCAAAACATGGAAAAAAGTGAAGCCAGAAACACGTGCTGATGTTTTATTCAAGGCAGCTGCGATCATCCGTCGCCGCAAGCATGAGTTCTCTGCCCTTTTAACAAAAGAAGCAGGGAAGCCATGGAATGAGGCTGATGCAGATACAGCAGAAGCTATTGACTTCTTAGAATTCTACGCACGTCAAATGCTTAAAATAAAAGACGGTGTGCCTGTAAACAGCCGTCCGAATGAATATAACCGTTATGACTATATTCCATTAGGAGTAGGAATCATCATTTCTCCTTGGAACTTCCCATTAGCGATCATGGCTGGAACAACTGTTGCGGCAATCGTGGCAGGAAATACAGTTCTATTAAAACCAGCGTCTACTACACCAGTTGTAGCAGCGAAATTCGTTGAAGTAATGGAAGAAGCAGGTCTGCCAAAAGGCGTTCTTAACTTCGTACCAGGAAGCGGTGCTGAAGTGGGCGACTATTTAGTTGACCATAAAGATACTCGTTTTATCAGCTTCACAGGTTCTCGTGATGTTGGTCTACGCATTTTCGAACGTTCATCCAAAGTAAACGAAGGTCAAATTTGGATGAAGCGTTTAATCGCAGAAATGGGCGGAAAAGATACAATCGTAGTAGACAAGGAAGCAGATCTTGAATTAGCTGCAACTTCTATTGTTGCTTCTGCATTCGGCTTCTCTGGTCAAAAATGTTCTGCATGTTCTCGTGCTGTAATCGTTGAGGATGTATACGATCAAGTGTTAAATCGTGTTGTTGAATTAACAAAAGAATTAACACAAGGTGATCCAGTAGATCAAAACAATTACATGGCAACTGTTATTGACCAAAATGCATTTGATAAAATCATGAGCTATATCGAGATTGGTAAGCAAGAAGGAAAGCTTATGACAGGTGGAGAGGGAGACGATTCTAAAGGCTACTTCATTAAACCGACTGTATTCGCTGACCTTTCACCAGATGCTCGCATCATGAAGGAAGAAATCTTCGGCCCTGTTGTCGGCTTCACAAAAGCAAAAGATTTCGATCATGCGATTGAAATTGCGAACGACACAGAATACGGCTTAACAGGTGCCGTTATCACAAATAACCGTGAAAACATCCAAAAAGCACGTGAAGATTTCCATGTAGGTAACCTATACTTCAACCGCGGCTGTACAGGCGCGATCGTAGGCTACCAGCCATTTGGCGGATTTAACATGTCAGGAACAGACTCTAAAGCGGGCGGCCCTGACTACATCATGCTTCATATGCAAGCAAAAACAACATCTGAAATGTTCTAA
- a CDS encoding CamS family sex pheromone protein, whose product MKKIMMLALSLSLLLAGCAPKFNKEEEVVQGKMDAKEKAIIPNYKISDKYYRTVLPFKPSESRGLVVGNINSKYDINEFETGLMRVAQNEYDPDKYIFQEGQYLKKDTVRSWLNRKLTPEQLKEKKLSEAENLGLNPIDNGKEETPKYLAHILEHNYLVKNDEGKVQLEGVVIGLALNSTYYYQKVQYGPTYETKIDHKELEKEGKKLAEEVLKRLRKIEGLEEVPITIALFEQQSKSSVVPGNFFAYANASKGSASLGSWEKIDEKYVQFPSTEADKQHREDLTAFLNFKQDVESYFPNFNGVIGKAFYANGQLQELSINIPIQFYGKAEGIGFTQYVTGLIMQHFPEYVSIEVNITSVNGPEALIVRKADQSEPFVHIYQ is encoded by the coding sequence GTGAAGAAAATAATGATGCTTGCTCTATCTCTCAGCCTTCTTCTTGCTGGTTGTGCGCCAAAATTTAATAAAGAGGAAGAAGTAGTCCAAGGTAAGATGGATGCTAAAGAGAAAGCAATCATTCCTAACTATAAAATTTCAGATAAATATTACCGTACTGTTTTACCCTTCAAACCTAGTGAGTCAAGAGGACTTGTCGTGGGAAACATTAATTCAAAATATGACATTAATGAATTCGAGACAGGGCTAATGAGAGTGGCTCAAAATGAGTATGATCCTGATAAGTATATATTTCAAGAGGGCCAGTATTTGAAAAAAGATACGGTTCGTTCATGGTTAAATCGAAAATTAACACCTGAACAATTAAAAGAAAAAAAGCTTTCGGAAGCTGAAAATTTAGGCCTTAACCCGATTGATAATGGGAAGGAAGAAACCCCTAAGTATTTAGCCCATATTTTAGAGCATAATTATTTAGTGAAAAATGATGAAGGTAAGGTTCAGTTAGAAGGGGTTGTCATTGGACTTGCACTGAATTCTACCTATTACTATCAAAAGGTTCAATATGGTCCTACCTATGAAACGAAAATTGACCATAAGGAACTTGAAAAAGAAGGAAAAAAGCTTGCGGAAGAAGTGTTAAAGCGATTAAGGAAAATTGAAGGTTTAGAAGAAGTGCCTATTACGATAGCTTTATTCGAACAGCAAAGCAAATCATCTGTTGTCCCAGGGAATTTCTTTGCTTATGCTAATGCTTCAAAGGGAAGTGCTAGCTTAGGAAGCTGGGAAAAAATAGATGAGAAATATGTCCAATTTCCATCAACAGAAGCAGACAAGCAGCATCGGGAGGATTTAACAGCCTTTTTAAACTTTAAACAGGATGTGGAATCTTATTTTCCGAATTTCAACGGAGTGATCGGAAAAGCCTTTTATGCAAATGGACAATTACAGGAGCTGTCCATTAATATTCCGATTCAATTTTATGGGAAAGCAGAAGGCATCGGCTTTACACAATATGTAACAGGTCTTATTATGCAGCATTTCCCAGAATATGTTTCGATTGAAGTTAATATAACCTCAGTAAATGGTCCTGAAGCCCTTATTGTACGAAAAGCAGATCAAAGTGAACCATTTGTTCATATTTATCAATAA
- the ligA gene encoding NAD-dependent DNA ligase LigA, giving the protein MDFQMAEKKVKELQNLLNQYNYEYHVLDQPSVSDAEYDQLMRELSELEKRYPELKTFESPTQRVGGEVLDMFEKVQHQSQMLSLSNAFNEQDLMDFDRRIRQLVGDDFSYVCELKIDGLAISLRYEQGLFVLGATRGDGSTGENITANLRTIRSIPLRLKQEVTLEVRGEAFMPRRSFEAMNKQRMEKGEEVFANPRNAAAGSLRQLDPRIAASRNLDIFLYNITNTGETEIESHSEALDFLDTLGFKTNKERRKCENIQEVIEYVQKWTNERPNLPYDIDGIVIKVDSLDQQQELGATAKSPRWAIAYKFPAEEVITTLKGIELSIGRTGVVTPTAILDPVRVAGTTVQRASLHNEDLIREKDIKIGDQVVVKKAGDIIPEVVNVLADRRTGEEVEFHMPTHCPECESDLVRLDGEVALRCLNPKCPAQIREGLIHFVSRNAMNIDGLGEKVVGQLFSENLIQDVADLYKLTYEQLIKLERMGEKSVNNLLEAIEASKQNSLEKLLFGLGIRHVGEKAAKTLAQTFDTLENLHTATHEQLTAINEIGEKMADSIVTFFEMEEVKELIHELKAAGVNMVYKGPKPVSAENAESIFAGKTIVLTGKLEKLTRNDAKERIEALGGKIAGSVSKKTDIVIAGEDAGSKLTKAQELGIDIWNEERLVEELID; this is encoded by the coding sequence ATGGACTTTCAAATGGCAGAAAAGAAAGTAAAGGAATTGCAAAATCTCCTAAACCAATATAATTATGAATACCATGTTCTTGATCAGCCGTCAGTATCGGATGCAGAATATGACCAGCTAATGAGAGAACTATCGGAATTAGAAAAGCGATATCCTGAGCTGAAAACTTTTGAATCACCAACACAGCGTGTAGGTGGAGAAGTTCTGGATATGTTCGAAAAAGTCCAGCACCAGTCTCAAATGCTTAGTTTGAGCAATGCCTTTAACGAACAGGACTTAATGGATTTTGACCGCCGTATTAGGCAACTTGTTGGGGATGACTTTTCCTATGTTTGTGAACTGAAAATAGATGGTTTGGCTATTTCGCTTCGCTATGAGCAAGGTCTATTTGTTCTAGGCGCAACAAGAGGTGATGGTTCGACAGGAGAGAATATTACAGCTAATTTAAGAACTATTCGTTCAATCCCTCTTCGATTGAAGCAGGAAGTGACACTTGAAGTTCGTGGAGAAGCCTTTATGCCAAGACGATCATTTGAGGCAATGAATAAGCAGAGAATGGAGAAGGGTGAAGAAGTTTTTGCCAATCCAAGAAATGCAGCTGCTGGATCCTTAAGGCAGTTAGATCCTCGCATTGCTGCCTCTCGGAATCTTGATATTTTCTTATATAACATAACAAATACAGGCGAAACGGAAATAGAATCGCATAGTGAAGCACTAGACTTTTTGGACACACTTGGATTTAAGACAAATAAGGAACGAAGAAAGTGTGAAAACATTCAAGAAGTCATCGAATATGTTCAAAAGTGGACCAATGAGCGTCCCAATTTACCCTATGATATTGATGGGATTGTAATAAAGGTTGACTCACTTGATCAGCAGCAAGAGCTTGGAGCAACAGCGAAAAGTCCTCGTTGGGCGATTGCTTATAAATTTCCTGCTGAAGAAGTCATTACGACTTTAAAGGGGATAGAGTTAAGCATAGGGAGAACTGGAGTTGTTACGCCAACAGCCATTCTAGATCCTGTCCGTGTTGCTGGAACAACCGTTCAGCGCGCTTCCCTTCATAATGAAGATCTCATTCGGGAAAAGGATATAAAAATCGGGGATCAGGTTGTGGTGAAAAAAGCAGGGGATATCATTCCAGAAGTTGTGAATGTACTTGCAGACCGAAGAACGGGTGAAGAAGTCGAATTTCATATGCCAACACACTGCCCTGAATGTGAAAGTGATCTTGTTCGACTTGACGGGGAGGTGGCATTACGCTGTTTAAATCCCAAATGTCCAGCCCAAATCCGTGAAGGCCTCATTCACTTCGTTTCTCGGAATGCCATGAATATTGACGGTTTAGGCGAAAAGGTCGTTGGTCAATTATTTTCTGAAAATCTTATTCAGGATGTAGCTGACTTATATAAGCTCACTTACGAGCAATTAATTAAATTAGAACGCATGGGAGAAAAATCGGTTAACAATTTACTAGAGGCGATTGAGGCTTCGAAGCAAAACTCCCTTGAAAAGCTATTATTTGGGCTTGGTATCCGACATGTTGGAGAAAAAGCAGCAAAAACATTAGCGCAAACTTTCGATACCTTAGAGAATCTTCATACTGCTACTCATGAACAATTGACAGCTATTAATGAAATTGGCGAGAAAATGGCCGATTCAATCGTCACTTTTTTTGAAATGGAAGAAGTGAAAGAGCTGATTCATGAGTTGAAAGCAGCAGGAGTAAATATGGTTTACAAGGGGCCTAAGCCTGTTTCGGCTGAAAACGCTGAATCGATTTTTGCCGGAAAAACGATTGTATTAACGGGAAAGCTAGAAAAACTGACTAGAAATGATGCGAAAGAAAGAATCGAGGCTTTAGGTGGAAAAATAGCGGGAAGCGTCAGTAAGAAAACGGATATTGTGATTGCCGGAGAGGATGCAGGGTCAAAGCTTACAAAGGCTCAAGAATTAGGAATCGACATTTGGAATGAGGAGAGACTTGTCGAAGAACTAATAGATTAA